A single window of Syntrophotalea acetylenica DNA harbors:
- a CDS encoding lipopolysaccharide biosynthesis protein, with protein MINDSVKIGSGVFQRFWKKHFRKGSFLRNLSIVMSGTAIAQLIGFALMPVISRLFSPTDFGVFGSYNSVLGVITAIVTLQYTQAIMLPRGKIEALNLFFAACISVAAITVLCLLTGIVAPDIIRNLIKVEAWWFVPLLAISALAFGLHQTLQAWCVRIKAFAETSRAQIVQSLASVSIWLMSGLLQAGAVGLILGSVVSQFIASLKLWNVFKKDLDQAGYFFHWHNVKATSLEYRDFPLYSAPQNLMNALSQGLPVLLLGHFYGIAIAGAYAFGMKILHLPTNFILRPLRQVLFQKASEVDNLGQDIQPLFVKSTCGLMLLATLPTIIIFVWAPRFFPWIFGKEWLTAGIYVRWLILWIFISFSNVPAVLFARILRQQRNLFFFECLILSSRTIILVAGGIYWDALRTIIAFSILGFLLNLTLILWIWVLVCRRTVIKADNGI; from the coding sequence ATGATCAACGATAGCGTGAAAATCGGGTCTGGCGTCTTCCAAAGGTTCTGGAAAAAACACTTCAGAAAAGGCTCTTTTCTGCGCAACCTTTCCATTGTCATGTCGGGCACGGCGATCGCTCAGTTAATCGGCTTTGCCCTGATGCCTGTCATCAGCCGCCTTTTTTCCCCGACGGATTTCGGTGTATTCGGCTCTTACAACTCGGTACTGGGAGTCATTACGGCCATCGTCACGCTTCAATATACCCAGGCTATCATGCTTCCCAGGGGAAAAATCGAGGCTCTGAACCTGTTTTTTGCCGCCTGTATTTCCGTAGCGGCCATCACTGTTCTCTGTCTGCTGACCGGCATTGTCGCGCCCGACATCATCCGGAACCTGATAAAGGTCGAAGCATGGTGGTTCGTGCCCCTGCTCGCCATCTCGGCCCTGGCTTTTGGCCTGCACCAGACCCTGCAGGCCTGGTGCGTGCGCATCAAGGCGTTTGCCGAAACCTCCAGAGCCCAGATCGTCCAGTCGCTGGCATCAGTGAGTATCTGGCTGATGAGCGGCCTGCTTCAGGCAGGCGCCGTCGGTTTGATTCTTGGCTCGGTAGTCTCCCAGTTCATTGCCAGCCTGAAACTCTGGAACGTGTTCAAAAAGGATCTGGACCAGGCAGGCTATTTTTTTCACTGGCACAACGTAAAAGCAACCTCCCTGGAATACCGCGATTTCCCTTTGTACTCCGCGCCACAGAACCTCATGAATGCTCTTTCCCAGGGGTTGCCGGTGTTGCTTCTGGGGCATTTTTACGGCATCGCCATCGCAGGCGCCTATGCTTTCGGCATGAAAATCCTGCACCTGCCAACTAATTTCATATTACGGCCTCTGCGCCAGGTACTGTTTCAAAAAGCCAGCGAAGTCGACAATCTGGGACAGGACATCCAGCCGCTGTTCGTCAAATCGACCTGCGGCCTGATGCTGCTGGCGACCCTGCCAACCATCATCATTTTCGTCTGGGCGCCGCGCTTTTTCCCCTGGATTTTCGGCAAGGAATGGCTTACCGCGGGCATTTACGTAAGATGGCTGATCTTGTGGATTTTCATTTCGTTCAGCAATGTTCCTGCCGTATTGTTCGCCAGGATCCTGAGGCAGCAGCGCAACCTGTTTTTTTTCGAATGCCTCATTCTCTCATCCCGGACCATCATACTGGTCGCCGGCGGCATTTACTGGGATGCTCTGCGCACTATTATCGCCTTTTCCATTTTAGGATTTCTCCTGAACCTGACCTTGATCCTGTGGATCTGGGTTTTGGTTTGCCGAAGAACTGTGATAAAGGCCGATAACGGCATCTGA
- a CDS encoding Ig-like domain-containing protein, with protein sequence MRKNLKTTYPGNAWFAALASLLLLVMQFGFPALSDAGPRVPKAVTLSAALSSTGSQVNLTWTSPDTTPTGFLIERSQQASSGYVQVGAVSGSAASATDAPGGTTGSYYYRVRGYVTLGSKTYYSDYSNVAGVTLTAAEPTDDAAPSVIISSPETDLQVNNEQTLTVIAAASDNVKVTRVDFYNGSALIGSDTTNTFSASLPLNKDNNGTHSIYAVAHDAAGNSSKSASVNVVVDIVDTVESPTTESYPAPVLDAVTVDGSNFVLKWSVPSSASGLPEGGYDLVIDGVDTGSTHRTTATTATIGGLEAGVAHTFMVEARWTQAEPDQFPRSNQVQGIIPVNAYPAPVLDAVTVDGSNFVLKWSVPSSASGLPEGGYDLVIDGVDTGSTHRTTATSATISGLEAGVAHTFMVEARWTQAEPDEFPRSNQVQGMIEASSDAGTTDTATRQPMSLRGNPSFDAAQLPEEARLWYQRLWASIENSNQYLNATTLAESNDTYNYARPLNTHITSLLHAFRMTGDLRLLDEIDRLAQIMRSKLKDWSILVLNGTTYQADGYLNWLYFYDAGYEGTDIHQMDEMLSHSLVAAFAYAFHANRDLDSRYAERATFWTGYLKNHFEAKWRKRKGIATGFPFLTKLLTHVYVQWIRYHYYMHKLTGEDGYYNEAVRLSQDIKNHMEYVGTPLGTTAQWDHGMPELGGSTLGPQPTNYARYTMQGMADLAFENFSIFDNDSLLTSVANTAAYYVLNSKAPSAIAYYIDGSGEQTDDLYVISPFTAMAYWDASGKIVNLSTQIFQNIEGDETTPRRIYVPAGLFLNAMKNK encoded by the coding sequence ATGAGAAAAAACCTGAAAACAACCTATCCAGGAAATGCATGGTTTGCCGCTCTGGCAAGCTTGTTGTTGCTCGTGATGCAGTTCGGGTTTCCGGCGTTGTCAGATGCGGGACCCCGGGTGCCGAAGGCCGTAACCCTGTCCGCTGCCTTGAGCAGTACCGGAAGCCAGGTGAATCTGACCTGGACTTCCCCCGATACAACCCCTACGGGGTTTCTGATTGAACGCAGCCAGCAGGCCAGCAGCGGGTATGTGCAGGTCGGCGCGGTCAGCGGAAGTGCCGCCTCGGCGACCGACGCGCCCGGTGGGACAACCGGTTCGTATTATTACCGCGTGCGCGGGTATGTCACCCTTGGCTCCAAAACCTACTATTCGGATTACAGCAATGTGGCTGGCGTAACCCTGACCGCCGCTGAACCGACGGATGATGCCGCTCCTTCGGTAATCATCTCTTCTCCCGAGACCGATCTGCAGGTCAACAATGAGCAGACGTTGACCGTCATCGCCGCAGCCAGCGACAATGTCAAGGTGACCCGTGTCGATTTTTACAATGGCAGTGCCCTTATCGGCAGCGATACGACCAACACCTTTTCAGCATCGCTTCCGTTGAACAAGGACAACAACGGCACGCACAGCATTTACGCCGTTGCACATGACGCCGCGGGCAACAGCTCCAAATCCGCCAGTGTCAATGTGGTGGTGGATATCGTCGATACCGTGGAGAGCCCCACCACGGAATCGTATCCGGCGCCGGTGCTGGATGCGGTGACGGTGGACGGCAGCAACTTCGTTCTGAAATGGTCCGTTCCGAGCAGTGCCTCCGGCCTTCCCGAAGGCGGCTATGACCTGGTGATCGACGGCGTCGATACCGGCAGCACCCATCGCACCACCGCCACCACCGCCACCATCGGCGGCCTGGAGGCCGGTGTCGCTCATACGTTCATGGTCGAGGCCCGCTGGACCCAGGCCGAGCCGGATCAATTTCCCCGCTCCAATCAGGTTCAGGGCATTATCCCAGTAAACGCCTATCCGGCGCCGGTGCTGGATGCGGTGACGGTGGACGGCAGCAACTTCGTTCTGAAATGGTCCGTTCCGAGCAGTGCCTCCGGCCTTCCCGAAGGCGGCTACGACCTGGTGATCGATGGCGTCGATACCGGCAGCACCCATCGCACCACTGCCACCAGCGCCACCATCAGCGGCCTGGAGGCCGGTGTCGCTCATACCTTCATGGTCGAGGCCCGCTGGACCCAGGCCGAACCGGATGAGTTTCCCCGCTCCAACCAGGTTCAGGGGATGATCGAAGCAAGCTCCGACGCGGGGACAACCGACACGGCGACCCGCCAACCGATGTCCCTGCGCGGCAACCCGTCCTTCGATGCGGCGCAGTTGCCCGAAGAGGCACGCCTCTGGTATCAGCGCCTGTGGGCATCCATTGAAAATTCGAATCAGTATCTGAACGCCACCACCCTGGCCGAAAGCAATGACACCTACAACTACGCCCGTCCCCTCAACACCCATATCACGTCGCTGCTGCATGCCTTCCGTATGACCGGCGATCTGCGCCTGCTGGACGAGATCGACCGTCTGGCCCAGATCATGCGTTCCAAGCTCAAGGACTGGTCCATTCTGGTCCTGAACGGAACGACCTACCAGGCTGACGGCTACCTGAACTGGCTGTACTTTTACGATGCGGGATACGAGGGCACCGATATCCACCAGATGGATGAGATGCTTAGCCACTCGCTGGTCGCGGCCTTTGCCTACGCCTTCCATGCCAACCGGGACCTCGATTCACGTTATGCCGAGCGGGCAACTTTCTGGACCGGTTACCTGAAAAATCACTTCGAGGCCAAATGGCGCAAAAGAAAAGGGATTGCCACCGGTTTTCCGTTCCTGACCAAGCTGCTGACCCATGTCTATGTACAATGGATCCGCTATCACTACTATATGCATAAGCTGACCGGCGAAGACGGTTATTACAACGAAGCCGTCCGCCTGTCACAGGATATCAAAAACCACATGGAGTATGTCGGTACCCCCCTGGGCACCACCGCTCAATGGGATCATGGCATGCCGGAACTTGGCGGCAGCACCCTGGGCCCCCAGCCGACCAACTATGCCCGTTATACCATGCAGGGCATGGCCGATCTGGCATTCGAGAATTTCAGTATCTTCGATAACGACAGTCTGCTGACTTCCGTGGCCAATACGGCGGCTTATTACGTATTGAACAGCAAGGCACCCTCGGCCATCGCCTATTATATCGATGGCAGCGGCGAACAAACGGATGACCTCTATGTCATTTCGCCTTTTACCGCAATGGCCTATTGGGACGCATCCGGTAAAATCGTCAACCTTTCCACGCAGATTTTTCAGAATATCGAAGGTGATGAAACAACGCCACGACGGATTTATGTCCCTGCGGGCCTGTTTCTGAATGCCATGAAAAATAAATAG